TGAGTGACTACCATGAAGCGACAATCCCGTAAGGGTGACTACGTCCTCCAAAACGATGGTAGCTTCTCCCCATGCTGTGAAAAGGGTATGAACAGGGGCCCAACGACAGAAGAGCCGCGTTATATCGCGGATGCACCTGTTTACCTCCCGCTTAAGGGACGAGTGAATAGATTCCTCGATGCCGGCCTTCTGAAGTGCAGCAACATGGTCAGGGTTGGAACTCCTACGAGCGACCCAATGTGGCCATACCAGATGGGTCTTAGACTTGGATTGAATATCGATAGGGGGAAGGTTGTAATCGCCGCTATGAATGACCATCCGCGGGATAGTTTTGAACGGAAAAGCATCCATGCTCTCCGATTCAGGTTGCATGAGCCATCCAGGAGCAGAAGGATAAGGCAATACTAGAGGATTTAAAAAGCGAGCAACAAAAATATCTTCCAGAGGGAAAACACACTTACCTCCTGGAACTCTCTTAACCTCAGCGCGCGCTTTAAAGAAGGACCACTCGTAAAATCGGCGATTGTATATAACCTACCATCCGCTAGGGCGGGCAAGACGACCTCCTCAGGATGTTCTTCCTATTCGGAGCCTGAGCTACTAGGTTGATCAGATTCATTTCTCTCGTCAGACGACGAGCCGCTAGAAGAACTACTAGACATGGCGCGTGTATGGGTGTGTTTAGAAGGAAGGAAGAAATAAATGTATTGAAGGAGAAATAAATTGACCCTCTGTATATAGGGGGATTCAAGGTCGAGCGTGGCAGTTATGAATGGGAAACAACAACCGTCAGAAACTGAAAAAGAGACGAAGTTTTTTCACGATGGGAAGTTGAAACGTCGCCCACGATCATGTATTCAATGAGATAACTGAAATCCACTATAAAAGCAAGGAGGCGCCCAAAAAGATCCTTTGACTATTGGATTATCAAATAATTaatccaatagtcaggggactaatgttgatacatgaaaaaaataCCCCCTTCAACGAGTTGGGGGTGCCTTTAAAAATGGAGGTGATCTTGGGTTATGGTATGGAGACTTGGGGACTAATCCCAAGTCCAAGTAGGAGATACCCATAAAGAAGGAAGGGCAAGGGAGGGATTAATGAAGAAGAGAAAGGTTATGTTAAAGAATGGCATTAAGGGTAATTAAGAGGTGTTAGGACATATGTCATGATGTAGTGAAAATAGGGCTTTTAGGAAAGGCTAtaaaagaaaggacaaggtacaatggaaagacaactctctctcttaccacATTTAGTAgtgtgaggtcatttggtgtaaGTTAGGACGGGTAGGACCAAAATTATATTCACCCCTCAACAAGACTCTTCTGCAAATCTTTTTATCTACGCTGCTTGGTCGGGGCAGAGTGCAAATATGCAGAAGTCAGTCGTCTACTTCAGCAAAGGTGTCGAAAGATACAAAAAATTAGAAGTAGCAGGTATTCTTGGGGTGAAGCAGATGGAGAGTACCTACAAATACCTGGGACATCAGCTTCTTAAATCATCCCATCTCATAGCTTCGCATAAATTCCTCGAAGATAAATTTTCCTCAAAAACTGCTGGGTGGAAGAGGATTTTTTTAACACATGCTGGCAGGACAATGCTCATCAAGACTGAATCAGGACCGATCCCACCTTTTTATATGGCTACTTATCTTCTACCTATGAAGACGTTAAATCAACTAActagaattattcagaatttctgGTGGGGCCACGACAAGGAGGTCAAGAAGATGTATTTTATTAATTGGGACCAGTTTGAACTTGAAAAGGAGAAGGGTGATTTGGGAATAAGGTCGCTGCAGGAATTGAATAAGGCCACGATAGCTAAGTTTGTGTGGAAGTTTTTGGAGGATGAAGACTGCCTAAGGGGCAAAAAAATGAAGGCTAAGTATGTTAAAGGAGGAAACTTTTGGGAGGTCAAAAAACCTACTAGATGCTCAGCCACATGGAGTGTTATGCTGACTGTTAGATAGGATATGAAAGATAGATGTTGTTGGTCTGTTGTAAATGAAGGGAACATTGATATATGGGATGACCCTTGGATACCATGAATCCCAAACAACAAAACCTGACAGAAGAGCAGCAGGAGATCACAGAATCACTAAAGTGGAGGACCTTATTATTCAAGAAGAACACAGATGGGATGAAAATAAGTTGCAGCAGCTGTTCAACCCTTCTGAAGCGGCGAAGATAATGTAGATTCATCTACCTGAAGTGACTGAAGACAATCACACTGATAAGTTGATCTGGACCCCTCATCCAAAAGatgaattttcttcaaaatcctTTCTCAAGTCGACGAATGATAGCTCTCCATCTCCTTCAAATATCTATGAGTTTCCTTGGAAGAAATTCTAGAGTATCAAACACATACC
This DNA window, taken from Papaver somniferum cultivar HN1 chromosome 3, ASM357369v1, whole genome shotgun sequence, encodes the following:
- the LOC113358923 gene encoding uncharacterized protein LOC113358923: MQKSVVYFSKGVERYKKLEVAGILGVKQMESTYKYLGHQLLKSSHLIASHKFLEDKFSSKTAGWKRIFLTHAGRTMLIKTESGPIPPFYMATYLLPMKTLNQLTRIIQNFWWGHDKEVKKMYFINWDQFELEKEKGDLGIRSLQELNKATIAKFVWKFLEDEDCLRGKKMKAKYVKGGNFWEGTLIYGMTLGYHESQTTKPDRRAAGDHRITKVEDLIIQEEHRWDENKLQQLFNPSEAAKIILCDMDIEINEHLFIYCQATQAIIFASLLGLRTGEQPDLFIQYCVMQWLAEGGDYARLRMGACMWRAIWKARNDVVFNRDKLKIKLVLKEAMYLYNMESCAGDLETMPDETDVGGSK